A DNA window from Helianthus annuus cultivar XRQ/B chromosome 15, HanXRQr2.0-SUNRISE, whole genome shotgun sequence contains the following coding sequences:
- the LOC110911361 gene encoding uncharacterized protein LOC110911361 produces MAEGRGSSLVHLLVIILSLVAFGFAIAAERRRSTGVIHTDDKTNSTYCVYDSDVATGYGVGAFLFLLSGESLLMGVTKCMCFGRPLAPGGNRAWTIIYFTSSWLTFLVAEACLIAGAKKNAYHTTYKNMTESFSCDTLRKGVFVAGAVFVVATMVLNVYFYMYFTKATTQAAHKTNRSSSTVGMTGYA; encoded by the exons ATGGCGGAAGGAAGAGGCTCATCACTGGTTCATCTTCTCGTCATCATCTTATCTTTAGTTGCTTTCGGTTTCGCCATTGCCGCCGAACGACGTCGTAGCACT GGAGTTATTCATACGGACGACAAGACCAATTCTACGTATTGTGTATACGACTCGGATGTTGCAACTGGATATGGTGTTGGGGCCTTTTTGTTTCTACTCTCAGGTGAATCCTTGCTTATGGGTGTGACCAAATGTATGTGTTTTGGAAGGCCTTTAGCACCTGGCGGAAATCGAGCGTGGACCATCATCTATTTTACATCATCATG GCTGACATTTCTGGTTGCGGAAGCTTGTCTAATAGCCGGGGCAAAGAAAAACGCGTACCATACAACATATAAGAATATGACAGAAAGCTTTTCATGCGACACATTACGGAAAGGAGTTTTCGTTGCAGGGGCTGTGTTTGTTGTGGCGACCATGGTTCTGAATGTTTATTTCTACATGTACTTTACCAAGGCTACAACTCAAGCTGCTCACAAAACCAACCGTTCTAGCTCGACCGTTGGTATGACTGGTTATGCATAG